The Kordia sp. SMS9 genome window below encodes:
- a CDS encoding PaaI family thioesterase gives MQGEKIPHKMLSLDPFSTWLGIEILECEIGRCKVGLTVKKDMLNSMGKAHGGISYSLADTAFGFAANTHGKYAVSIETSINHIEALEEGDYIVAESVIEKVKNKLGFNIIEVKRGDELIALFKGVVYRTQKDWT, from the coding sequence ATGCAAGGAGAAAAAATACCCCACAAAATGCTCAGTCTCGATCCATTCAGTACATGGCTCGGAATTGAAATTTTAGAATGTGAAATAGGAAGATGTAAAGTTGGGTTAACGGTCAAAAAAGACATGCTCAACAGTATGGGTAAAGCACATGGCGGCATCAGTTATTCGTTGGCAGACACAGCATTTGGTTTTGCTGCAAACACACATGGAAAATATGCGGTTTCTATTGAAACGTCGATCAATCATATAGAAGCGCTAGAAGAAGGAGATTATATAGTAGCAGAATCAGTCATAGAAAAAGTAAAAAACAAACTCGGTTTCAACATCATCGAAGTCAAACGTGGCGACGAACTCATTGCATTATTCAAAGGCGTTGTGTATCGAACTCAAAAAGATTGGACATAA
- a CDS encoding four helix bundle protein — protein sequence MEKKKQYDLQKRLVKFSANVIVNSSALKKEYASEHLIKQLIRSSTSAALNYGEAQSAESKRDFIHKMKICLKELRESQVNMEIMVEANLVNNKIEFEKNQKECSELVAIFTTSIKTSNKN from the coding sequence GTGGAAAAAAAGAAACAATATGACTTACAAAAACGTTTGGTGAAATTTTCAGCAAATGTTATCGTCAATTCTTCTGCTTTAAAAAAAGAATATGCATCTGAGCATTTAATAAAACAATTGATTCGTTCGTCAACTTCAGCAGCGTTAAACTATGGAGAAGCTCAATCGGCTGAGTCAAAGAGAGATTTCATTCATAAAATGAAAATATGTCTAAAAGAATTACGAGAATCTCAAGTGAATATGGAAATTATGGTAGAAGCAAACTTAGTAAATAACAAGATTGAGTTTGAAAAAAATCAAAAAGAGTGCAGCGAATTAGTAGCTATCTTTACAACAAGTATAAAAACATCAAACAAAAACTAA
- the pcaF gene encoding 3-oxoadipyl-CoA thiolase → MESYIIDGVRTPIGKFKGSLATTRVDDLGALVIKEVTDRNPNIPKDAYDDVIIGCANQAGEDNRNVARMSSLLAGLPHTVPGETVNRLCSSGLSAIIHANRAIKAGDGDLFIAGGVENMTRGPYAIAKPSSAFGTDAKMYDTSFGWRFINPKMHAAYGTDGMGVTAENLVEKYNISREDQDAFAYRSQMKATKAQTSGRLAKEIVAVEIPQRKKDPIIFNQDEFIKPTTTPEILAKLRAAFKKEGGSVTAGNASGLNDGAAATIIASEAAVKRYNLKPMARIVSSAVVGVEPRIMGIGPVNASNKALEKAGLTMNDMDIIELNEAFAAQSLACIRAWGLADDDARINPNGGAIAIGHPLGVTGTRIAYSAALQLQETGKRYALITMCIGVGQGYAAIIENVNR, encoded by the coding sequence ATGGAATCATACATCATAGACGGAGTCAGAACTCCCATAGGAAAATTCAAAGGATCATTGGCAACCACACGTGTAGACGATTTAGGCGCATTGGTCATCAAAGAAGTGACGGATCGCAATCCAAACATTCCAAAAGACGCGTATGACGATGTCATCATCGGTTGTGCCAATCAAGCAGGTGAAGACAATCGGAATGTAGCACGCATGTCGTCACTATTAGCAGGATTGCCACACACAGTTCCTGGCGAAACAGTCAACAGATTGTGTAGTTCTGGACTCTCTGCCATCATTCACGCAAATCGCGCGATCAAAGCTGGTGACGGCGATCTATTCATTGCAGGCGGCGTGGAAAACATGACACGCGGACCGTACGCAATTGCAAAACCATCTAGCGCTTTCGGAACCGATGCTAAAATGTACGACACAAGTTTTGGATGGCGATTCATCAATCCAAAAATGCACGCTGCGTATGGTACGGACGGAATGGGCGTCACAGCAGAAAATCTCGTAGAAAAATACAACATCTCACGCGAAGATCAAGATGCATTTGCGTACAGAAGTCAAATGAAAGCAACCAAAGCGCAAACATCTGGACGCTTAGCCAAAGAAATTGTCGCTGTGGAAATCCCACAACGTAAAAAAGATCCGATCATTTTCAATCAAGATGAATTCATAAAACCAACCACAACACCAGAAATCTTAGCCAAACTAAGAGCTGCATTCAAAAAAGAAGGTGGAAGCGTTACCGCAGGAAATGCTTCTGGACTCAACGACGGCGCGGCTGCAACGATCATTGCTTCCGAAGCGGCTGTCAAAAGATACAATCTCAAACCGATGGCGCGCATCGTGAGTTCGGCGGTTGTAGGTGTGGAACCGCGTATCATGGGAATTGGCCCTGTAAATGCGTCCAACAAAGCACTTGAAAAAGCGGGATTAACCATGAACGATATGGACATTATAGAACTCAATGAAGCCTTTGCAGCACAAAGTTTAGCTTGCATTCGCGCATGGGGATTGGCAGACGACGACGCGCGAATCAATCCAAATGGTGGCGCTATTGCGATCGGACATCCACTCGGCGTTACAGGAACGCGTATTGCGTATTCTGCGGCATTGCAATTGCAGGAAACGGGCAAGCGTTATGCGCTCATCACCATGTGTATCGGTGTCGGACAAGGCTATGCAGCCATCATTGAAAATGTAAATAGGTAA
- a CDS encoding 3-hydroxyacyl-CoA dehydrogenase NAD-binding domain-containing protein — protein MIKNVGIIGSGTMGSGIAQVASTAGCMVKLYDTKQTALDKSKAALEKILNRLIQKGRIDEAEKERIQENISYVNTLKELGDSDITIEAIVENLDIKQKVFSELETYLSEEAIIASNTSSLSIASIASALQKPERCIGIHFFNPAPLMKLVEVIPAIQTSKEVVDKATKTIADWKKVVAVAKDTPGFIVNRVARPFYGESLRIYEEGIADFETIDNALKTLGKFRMGPFELMDFIGNDVNYTVTETVFTAFYFDSRYKPSFTQKRLSEAGYLGRKTGKGYYDYDENGKRITLSADIERSRNAESHNSELSQQIFNRVLVMLINEAADALFLNIASAEDIDNAMTKGVNYPKGLLAWADEKGIDWCVQTLDALYDEYHEDRYRCSSLLRKMLRNGKTFF, from the coding sequence ATGATTAAAAACGTAGGAATAATAGGCTCAGGAACCATGGGAAGTGGAATTGCACAAGTCGCATCAACCGCAGGATGCATGGTCAAACTATACGACACCAAACAAACCGCTTTAGACAAAAGTAAAGCCGCTTTAGAAAAAATACTAAATCGTCTCATTCAAAAAGGACGTATTGACGAAGCTGAAAAAGAACGTATTCAAGAAAACATTTCCTATGTCAATACACTCAAAGAGTTGGGAGATTCTGATATAACCATTGAAGCCATTGTTGAAAATCTAGACATCAAACAAAAAGTATTTTCAGAACTAGAAACCTATCTTTCTGAAGAAGCAATCATTGCTTCCAATACGTCGTCATTGTCTATTGCCTCTATCGCTTCAGCATTGCAAAAGCCTGAACGCTGCATCGGAATTCACTTCTTCAATCCAGCACCATTAATGAAACTAGTTGAGGTGATTCCTGCCATTCAAACCTCAAAAGAAGTAGTAGACAAAGCAACTAAAACCATTGCCGATTGGAAAAAAGTAGTTGCTGTAGCAAAAGACACCCCAGGATTCATTGTAAACAGAGTGGCACGACCTTTTTACGGAGAATCTTTACGAATCTATGAAGAAGGAATTGCAGACTTTGAAACCATTGACAATGCTTTAAAAACACTCGGTAAATTCCGTATGGGACCTTTTGAACTCATGGATTTCATAGGAAACGACGTAAACTACACCGTAACCGAAACCGTATTTACAGCATTCTATTTTGACTCAAGATACAAACCATCATTCACTCAAAAACGCTTATCAGAAGCAGGATATCTCGGAAGAAAAACAGGAAAAGGCTATTACGACTACGATGAAAACGGAAAACGTATCACGTTGAGCGCTGACATTGAGCGGAGTCGAAATGCAGAATCTCATAATAGTGAATTATCACAACAAATATTCAACCGCGTTTTAGTCATGCTCATCAACGAAGCAGCAGACGCTTTATTCTTAAATATCGCTTCCGCAGAAGACATAGACAACGCCATGACTAAAGGAGTAAACTATCCAAAAGGACTATTAGCTTGGGCAGATGAAAAAGGAATCGATTGGTGTGTGCAAACTTTAGATGCTTTATACGACGAATACCATGAAGATCGTTATCGTTGTTCTTCATTGCTTAGGAAAATGCTAAGAAATGGGAAGACTTTTTTTTAA
- the paaZ gene encoding phenylacetic acid degradation bifunctional protein PaaZ, whose product MILQSYINGQWTQGTGEGSPMFDAVTGETIGFATTEGLDIPSALQYGRTKGGEKLRKMTFQERGNMLKKLALYLNKRKEQFYEISYKTGATRVDSWIDIEGGFGNLFANASLRKLFPNQPFHVEGDPIDLSRGGRFMAHHILVPKRGVAVHINAFNFPVWGMLEKCAVNWMAGMAAVVLPAPQTAYLTEAVVRIIVDSGILPEGALQLLSGMTKSILDTVESQDVVTFTGSAHTGRILKAHPRLTQEAVPFTMEADSLNCSVLGEDAVPGTPEFELFIKEVRKEMTVKTGQKCTAIRRIIVPGNLVEDVQIALGKQLSKVTIGDPRLKEVRMGALINKTQVQTVKDQVSKLAQTADIVYGTLDTIDAVGADGEKGAFLSPILLRENNPFKNTAVHEIEAFGPVSTIMPYKNMDEAIELAQMGKGSLVSSIFTNDDKKAKEYVVGAASHHGRILVGNRDMAKQSTGHGSPLPLLVHGGPGRAGGGEEMGGIRGIKHYMQRCAIQGSPTTLTEVTGIYQANANYKETDKHPFAYHWEDIEAGMSLKTHKRTITDTDIINFGNLTWDHFYAHTDITSLDGSIFEKRTAHGYFIISAAAGLFVYPNKGPVAANYGLEECRFLRPIYHNDTVYVRLTCKEKIDRDSRGKELPSGIVKWFVEVFDQEDELVAIATILTMVQKKNPFKTINKKTVQNYLSKLTEDTKPAWGTMSPQQMVEHLEYSLRVASGEIQDFDIETPEKILEKVQETLYNHTPMPKNYDAPKLLEKVMSQARYEHLAEAKTKLLEAYDEFEAYFKENPEATTKNAVFGHLDKFEWSLMNTKHFCHHFEQFGLL is encoded by the coding sequence ATGATTCTACAAAGCTATATCAACGGACAATGGACGCAAGGAACAGGAGAAGGTTCTCCAATGTTTGATGCCGTCACAGGAGAAACCATTGGGTTTGCAACTACGGAAGGACTCGATATTCCGTCAGCCTTGCAATACGGAAGAACCAAAGGCGGTGAAAAACTTCGTAAAATGACCTTTCAAGAGCGTGGAAACATGCTCAAAAAACTAGCGTTATATCTCAACAAACGAAAAGAACAATTCTACGAAATCAGTTACAAAACAGGTGCCACACGTGTAGACAGTTGGATCGATATCGAAGGCGGATTCGGAAACCTGTTTGCGAATGCTTCGTTACGAAAACTCTTTCCAAATCAACCCTTTCACGTAGAAGGCGACCCAATCGATCTTTCTCGTGGTGGACGATTCATGGCACATCACATTCTCGTGCCAAAACGCGGAGTAGCCGTGCATATCAACGCCTTCAACTTCCCAGTTTGGGGAATGCTAGAAAAATGTGCCGTCAATTGGATGGCAGGAATGGCTGCAGTCGTATTACCAGCACCACAAACAGCATACCTTACTGAAGCCGTAGTAAGAATCATTGTAGATTCCGGAATCTTGCCAGAAGGTGCATTGCAGTTATTGAGCGGAATGACAAAATCTATCTTAGACACGGTTGAATCGCAAGATGTGGTAACCTTTACAGGTTCTGCGCATACAGGTCGCATCTTAAAAGCACATCCGCGACTCACACAAGAAGCAGTTCCATTCACCATGGAAGCCGATTCCTTAAACTGTTCTGTCTTAGGAGAAGATGCCGTGCCAGGAACACCAGAATTTGAGCTATTCATCAAAGAAGTTCGAAAAGAAATGACCGTAAAAACAGGTCAAAAATGTACCGCAATTCGAAGAATCATCGTTCCAGGAAATCTAGTGGAAGATGTACAAATCGCGCTTGGAAAACAATTGAGTAAAGTAACCATTGGCGATCCAAGACTGAAAGAGGTTCGCATGGGCGCATTGATCAACAAAACGCAAGTACAAACGGTAAAAGATCAAGTGTCTAAACTAGCCCAAACTGCCGATATCGTCTACGGAACTTTAGATACGATTGATGCTGTGGGTGCTGATGGCGAAAAAGGTGCATTCCTCAGTCCCATCTTACTCAGAGAAAACAATCCATTCAAAAACACAGCAGTCCATGAAATTGAAGCTTTCGGACCTGTAAGTACGATCATGCCCTACAAAAACATGGACGAAGCTATCGAATTGGCTCAAATGGGGAAAGGCTCACTAGTATCTTCCATCTTCACAAATGACGATAAAAAAGCCAAAGAATATGTAGTGGGAGCAGCGTCGCATCACGGAAGAATCTTAGTAGGAAATCGCGATATGGCAAAACAAAGTACAGGTCACGGTTCACCCTTACCTTTATTGGTGCATGGAGGTCCAGGACGTGCTGGCGGCGGCGAAGAAATGGGAGGAATACGAGGCATTAAACATTACATGCAACGTTGTGCCATTCAAGGTTCACCAACTACACTTACGGAAGTCACAGGAATCTATCAGGCAAATGCCAACTATAAAGAAACTGACAAACATCCATTCGCATACCACTGGGAAGATATCGAAGCAGGAATGTCGCTCAAAACACACAAACGCACCATTACAGATACCGATATTATCAACTTTGGGAATTTGACTTGGGATCATTTTTACGCACATACAGACATTACTTCGTTAGATGGAAGTATTTTTGAAAAGCGAACGGCGCACGGATACTTTATCATTTCTGCAGCAGCAGGATTATTTGTCTATCCAAACAAAGGTCCAGTAGCGGCAAATTACGGATTGGAAGAATGTCGTTTCTTACGTCCAATTTACCACAATGATACGGTATATGTACGATTGACCTGTAAAGAAAAAATAGATCGTGATTCACGCGGAAAAGAATTGCCAAGCGGCATCGTAAAATGGTTTGTTGAGGTGTTTGATCAAGAAGATGAATTGGTTGCGATTGCGACGATTTTGACAATGGTTCAAAAGAAAAATCCATTCAAAACGATCAACAAAAAGACGGTTCAAAACTATCTAAGCAAACTTACAGAAGACACAAAACCCGCTTGGGGAACTATGTCGCCGCAGCAAATGGTAGAACATTTAGAATATTCGTTACGAGTTGCTTCTGGGGAAATCCAAGATTTTGACATCGAAACACCTGAAAAGATTTTGGAGAAAGTACAGGAAACCTTGTACAATCACACTCCAATGCCAAAAAACTACGATGCACCAAAGTTGCTAGAAAAAGTGATGTCGCAAGCACGTTACGAACATCTGGCGGAAGCCAAAACAAAATTACTAGAAGCCTACGACGAATTTGAAGCTTATTTCAAAGAAAATCCAGAAGCAACAACGAAAAATGCAGTCTTCGGGCATTTGGATAAATTTGAATGGAGTTTGATGAATACGAAGCACTTCTGTCACCATTTTGAACAATTTGGACTTTTATAG
- a CDS encoding enoyl-CoA hydratase/isomerase family protein produces MTDPYVKQNIENGVATIEFFHPAHNSLPGDILAKLAQTITDAGTNDDIKVIVLKSGRDRTFCAGASFKELININDAETGRIFFSGFANVINAMRKCPKFIIGRVQGKTVGGGVGLASAVDYCMASKFASIKLSELNVGIGPFVVGPAVERKLGLSGMSQIAIDANSFYDAEWARSKGLYMNVYNSNEELDEAVTAFANHLCTYNPEAMAEMKKAFWKGTEDWDTLLAERAAISGRLVLSDFTKETLKRFA; encoded by the coding sequence ATGACAGATCCATATGTAAAACAAAACATAGAAAACGGTGTCGCTACCATCGAATTTTTTCATCCAGCACACAACTCGTTGCCAGGTGATATTTTAGCCAAATTAGCACAAACGATTACAGATGCAGGAACGAATGATGATATCAAAGTTATTGTGCTCAAAAGTGGACGTGATAGAACGTTCTGTGCAGGTGCAAGCTTTAAAGAACTGATCAATATCAACGATGCAGAAACAGGAAGAATCTTCTTTTCAGGATTTGCAAACGTTATCAATGCGATGCGCAAATGTCCAAAATTCATCATTGGTCGTGTACAAGGAAAAACCGTTGGCGGCGGAGTAGGATTGGCTTCTGCGGTAGATTATTGCATGGCTTCAAAATTTGCATCGATCAAATTAAGTGAACTCAATGTCGGAATCGGACCGTTTGTGGTTGGGCCAGCCGTAGAACGTAAATTAGGGTTGAGTGGCATGTCGCAAATAGCCATTGATGCCAACAGTTTTTACGATGCAGAATGGGCAAGAAGCAAAGGATTGTACATGAATGTCTACAACTCTAACGAAGAACTCGATGAGGCTGTAACCGCTTTTGCCAATCATTTATGTACCTACAATCCAGAAGCGATGGCGGAAATGAAAAAAGCATTTTGGAAAGGCACTGAAGACTGGGATACCTTACTAGCAGAACGCGCGGCAATCTCTGGGCGTTTAGTACTTTCTGACTTTACGAAGGAGACGTTGAAGCGTTTTGCGTAG